A genomic region of Procambarus clarkii isolate CNS0578487 chromosome 88, FALCON_Pclarkii_2.0, whole genome shotgun sequence contains the following coding sequences:
- the LOC138359046 gene encoding streptococcal hemagglutinin-like produces the protein MSSEGPRTQNHSITSWRRWLTSWWRWKSPVEIAVTASVDVTASVAVTASVAVTASVAVTASVDVTASVDVTASVDVTASVVVTASVAVTASVAVTASVAVTASVAVTASVVVTASVVVTASVDVTASVDVTASVVVTASVAVTASVDVTASVVVTALVAVTASVDVTASVTVTASVDVTASVTVTASVDVTASVTVTASVDVTASVTVTASVDVTASVTVTASVDVTASVTVTASVDVTASVDVTASVLVTASVVVTASVDVTASVDVTASVDVTASVAVTASVLVTASVVVTASVDVTASVDVTASVDVTASVDVTASVDVTASVLVTASVVVTASVDVTASVAVTASVVVTASVVVTASVDVTASVDVTASVDVTASVAVTASVDVTASVDVTASVDVTASVDVTASVDVTASVAVTASVDVTASVDVTASVDVTASVAVTASVDVTASVAVTASVAVTASVAVTASVDVTASVDVTASVDVTASVDVTA, from the coding sequence AACCACAGCATCACGTCGTGGAGGAGATGGCTGACGTCGTGGTGGAGATGGAAATCTCCGGTGGAAATAGCTGTGACTGCTTCAGTAGATGTGACTGCTTCAGTAGCTGTGACTGCTTCAGTAGCTGTGACTGCTTCAGTAGCTGTGACTGCTTCAGTAGATGTGACTGCTTCAGTAGATGTGACTGCTTCAGTAGATGTGACTGCTTCAGTAGTTGTGACTGCTTCAGTAGCTGTGACTGCTTCAGTAGCTGTGACTGCTTCAGTAGCTGTTACTGCTTCAGTAGCTGTGACTGCTTCAGTAGTTGTTACTGCTTCAGTAGTTGTGACTGCTTCAGTAGATGTGACTGCTTCAGTAGATGTGACTGCTTCAGTAGTTGTGACTGCTTCAGTAGCTGTGACTGCTTCAGTAGATGTGACTGCTTCAGTAGTTGTGACTGCTTTAGTAGCTGTGACTGCTTCAGTAGATGTGACTGCTTCAGTAACTGTGACTGCTTCAGTAGATGTGACTGCTTCAGTAACTGTGACTGCTTCAGTAGATGTGACTGCTTCAGTAACTGTGACTGCTTCAGTAGATGTGACTGCTTCAGTAACTGTGACTGCTTCAGTAGATGTGACTGCTTCAGTAACTGTGACTGCTTCAGTAGATGTGACTGCTTCAGTAACTGTGACTGCTTCAGTAGATGTGACTGCTTCAGTAGATGTGACTGCTTCAGTACTTGTGACTGCTTCAGTAGTTGTGACTGCTTCAGTAGATGTGACTGCTTCAGTAGATGTTACTGCTTCAGTAGATGTGACTGCTTCAGTAGCTGTGACTGCTTCAGTACTTGTGACTGCTTCAGTAGTTGTGACTGCTTCAGTAGATGTGACTGCTTCAGTAGATGTGACTGCATCAGTAGATGTGACTGCTTCAGTAGATGTGACTGCTTCAGTAGATGTGACTGCTTCAGTACTTGTGACTGCTTCAGTAGTTGTGACTGCTTCAGTAGATGTGACTGCTTCAGTAGCTGTGACTGCTTCAGTAGTTGTGACTGCTTCAGTAGTTGTGACTGCTTCAGTAGATGTGACTGCTTCAGTAGATGTTACTGCTTCAGTAGATGTGACTGCTTCAGTAGCTGTGACTGCTTCAGTAGATGTGACTGCTTCAGTAGATGTGACTGCTTCAGTAGATGTGACTGCTTCAGTAGATGTGACTGCTTCAGTAGATGTGACTGCTTCAGTAGCTGTGACTGCTTCAGTAGATGTGACTGCTTCAGTAGATGTGACTGCTTCAGTAGATGTGACTGCTTCAGTAGCTGTGACTGCTTCAGTAGATGTGACTGCTTCAGTAGCTGTGACTGCTTCAGTAGCTGTGACTGCTTCAGTAGCTGTGACTGCTTCAGTAGATGTGACTGCTTCAGTAGATGTGACTGCTTCAGTAGATGTGACTGCTTCAGTAGATGTGACTGCTTAA